A genome region from Macrobrachium rosenbergii isolate ZJJX-2024 chromosome 42, ASM4041242v1, whole genome shotgun sequence includes the following:
- the LOC136827646 gene encoding uncharacterized protein, with amino-acid sequence MKFATLTLLLALVALSAAAPGFKKGGFGGGFGKKGFGGGFGGFGGGFGAPIIPVVAPIPVIAKPIGGLYGGYGGGFGGGFGGFGGGFGGFGGGFGGKGFGGYGYGK; translated from the exons ATGAAGTTT GCCACACTGACCCTCCTCCTCGCCCTCGTGGCCCTGTCAGCCGCCGCTCCAGGTTTCAAGAAGGGCGGCTTCGGAGGAGGCTTCGGGAAGAAAGGGTTCGGCGGAGGCTTCGGAGGCTTCGGTGGAGGCTTCGGCGCCCCAATCATCCCAGTGGTAGCTCCAATCCCTGTTATTGCCAAACCCATCGGAGGACTGTACGGCGGCTACGGAGGCGGCTTCGGAGGAGGTTTCGGAGGCTTCGGAGGCGGTTTCGGAGGTTTCGGAGGCGGTTTCGGAGGCAAAGGCTTTGGAGGTTACGGCTACGGAAAGTAA